From the Ancylothrix sp. D3o genome, one window contains:
- a CDS encoding lipid-A-disaccharide synthase-related protein: protein MKLLCLSNGHGEDAIAVRILRQLQGLSSSPQLAVLPLVGEGYAYRQLDEVEVIGPVKQMPSGGFIYMDGRQLWQDVQGGLLQLTFRQFKTIQAWGKEGGIILAVGDIVPLLFAWLSGANYMFVGTAKSEYYLQDESGPLPRKTWFEKFEAWWGSVYLPWERWLMKSPRCKGVFPRDSLTAKQLEKFAIPAYDLGNPMMDDLEVEKSAVFYDVDVEFAELTRPLVVVLLPGSREPEAYRNWQKILISVAGLCDKFAEKNLVFLVPVATSLNVDVLSEELRGAGWQENEKVGVLKSDELAIEFCWKNARVVLSQKAFGECLQKADMGVAMAGTATEQLVGLGKPVFTFAGVGPQFTAAFAEAQSRLLGPSVILLENPQEIGEAVGKLLRDPDRLVLINKNGRQRMGEAGAARRIAECLIQKSLT, encoded by the coding sequence TTGAAACTGCTTTGTTTAAGTAATGGTCATGGAGAGGATGCTATTGCCGTCCGAATTTTGCGGCAGTTGCAGGGGTTGTCTTCTTCTCCTCAATTGGCGGTTTTGCCGCTGGTGGGAGAGGGTTATGCTTACCGGCAATTAGATGAGGTGGAAGTGATCGGGCCGGTGAAACAAATGCCTTCTGGCGGCTTTATTTATATGGATGGCCGGCAGTTATGGCAAGATGTGCAGGGGGGGTTATTACAATTAACTTTCAGGCAGTTTAAAACAATTCAGGCATGGGGGAAAGAAGGGGGGATAATATTAGCTGTGGGGGATATCGTGCCGTTGTTGTTTGCTTGGTTGAGTGGTGCAAATTATATGTTTGTGGGAACGGCCAAGTCTGAGTATTATTTGCAGGATGAGTCTGGCCCCCTGCCGCGTAAGACTTGGTTTGAAAAATTCGAGGCGTGGTGGGGGTCGGTTTATTTGCCTTGGGAACGCTGGTTAATGAAGTCGCCTCGCTGTAAGGGGGTGTTCCCCAGAGATTCTTTGACGGCAAAACAATTAGAAAAGTTTGCCATTCCTGCTTATGATTTGGGTAATCCGATGATGGATGATTTGGAGGTAGAAAAATCGGCTGTTTTTTATGATGTAGATGTGGAATTTGCCGAACTGACGCGGCCTTTGGTGGTGGTTTTGTTGCCTGGATCGCGGGAACCAGAAGCCTATCGAAATTGGCAGAAAATATTGATTTCTGTGGCGGGTTTGTGTGACAAATTTGCGGAAAAAAATCTGGTGTTTTTGGTGCCGGTGGCAACAAGTTTGAATGTGGATGTTTTAAGTGAGGAGTTGAGGGGGGCCGGTTGGCAAGAAAATGAAAAGGTGGGAGTGTTAAAAAGTGATGAATTGGCAATAGAGTTTTGTTGGAAAAATGCCAGGGTGGTTTTGTCGCAAAAAGCTTTTGGGGAGTGTTTGCAAAAAGCAGATATGGGGGTGGCAATGGCAGGAACTGCGACAGAACAATTGGTTGGTTTAGGCAAGCCGGTGTTTACGTTTGCGGGGGTAGGGCCGCAATTTACAGCCGCGTTTGCGGAGGCGCAAAGTCGTTTGCTGGGGCCGTCGGTAATTTTGTTAGAAAATCCGCAGGAAATAGGGGAGGCGGTTGGTAAGTTGTTGCGAGATCCTGATCGGCTTGTTTTAATTAATAAAAATGGCCGGCAGCGGATGGGGGAGGCCGGTGCTGCGCGGCGTATTGCTGAATGTTTAATACAAAAATCGTTAACGTAG
- a CDS encoding BamA/TamA family outer membrane protein gives MRKKAVLLYTLAAVSAFNYTQVSAAAEISPNAPTVIPVMPATAVPVTDDLAVTATKVQILGANQELQQIITNLIKTRAGGDTSQTQLQKDVEAILSTGLFANATVISQPNSAGLDVVYQVQPVLLKSLDLNNAKVLTLPVVNEIFKDQIGLPVSPAALKIAGDKINEWYKQNNYDLAQVVFLQPSRDGKLIVEVAEGVVGDINIKFIDRDGKLTAENGEPVQGRTRQDFIKGELKMASGDIFSRDKAQEDLMRLYKTGLFENATISLDGDARKVNITYNLTEAPARAINGGLGYNASTGVVGTISYQDNNLGGANQKLGLNVQGNTRDLQFDAKFGDPYRESNPNRWGYSVNAFRNRVVSLTFDDEVKLANGDRAREGQFGGGVTLSRPVGDWQASVGVNYQRTSIRDADGELTPTDSLGNSLSLSGTGIDDLTTVSASLTRDRRDNPINPTSGSLVSVGTKQSVPVGQGNILMNQLEGSYTQYVPVGFVQNNGKSDVFAFNVQGGTTIGDLPPYEAYNLGGPNSVRGYRNGELGTARSYVVASAEYRVPIWQPVTGVLFADFGSDLGSQETVPGEPGVVRDKPGIGFGYGAGVRLNTPIGVIRADYGINDQGEGRLQFGVGQRF, from the coding sequence ATGCGTAAAAAAGCCGTCTTACTTTACACCTTGGCAGCCGTTTCAGCCTTTAATTATACACAAGTTAGCGCTGCTGCCGAAATTTCCCCAAATGCCCCTACAGTTATTCCCGTAATGCCAGCAACCGCAGTGCCGGTAACGGATGATTTAGCTGTAACGGCCACCAAAGTACAAATTTTGGGAGCGAACCAAGAATTACAGCAAATTATCACGAATTTAATTAAAACGCGGGCCGGTGGTGATACGTCGCAAACTCAATTACAAAAAGATGTAGAAGCCATTTTATCCACCGGCCTTTTTGCCAATGCTACAGTTATTTCTCAACCCAATTCGGCGGGTTTAGATGTGGTTTATCAAGTCCAGCCAGTTTTGCTGAAATCGCTTGATCTGAATAATGCCAAAGTTTTAACTTTGCCTGTGGTGAATGAGATTTTTAAAGACCAAATTGGATTACCCGTAAGTCCAGCGGCGTTAAAAATTGCTGGGGATAAAATTAATGAATGGTACAAGCAAAATAACTATGATCTTGCTCAGGTAGTATTTTTGCAGCCCAGCCGCGACGGAAAATTAATCGTAGAAGTGGCAGAAGGGGTAGTAGGAGATATCAACATTAAATTTATAGACCGCGATGGAAAATTAACTGCTGAAAATGGCGAGCCGGTGCAAGGCAGAACCCGCCAAGATTTTATTAAAGGCGAGTTAAAAATGGCTTCTGGCGATATTTTTAGCCGCGATAAAGCCCAAGAAGATTTAATGCGTCTTTACAAAACCGGCCTTTTTGAAAATGCAACAATTTCTCTGGATGGCGATGCCAGAAAAGTTAATATTACCTATAACTTAACCGAAGCACCGGCCCGCGCAATTAATGGCGGTTTGGGGTATAATGCCTCAACAGGAGTGGTGGGTACAATTAGCTATCAAGATAATAATTTGGGTGGGGCAAATCAAAAGCTAGGGTTGAATGTTCAAGGCAATACACGGGATTTACAATTTGATGCCAAGTTTGGCGATCCTTACCGCGAAAGTAATCCGAATCGGTGGGGATATAGCGTGAATGCGTTTCGCAATCGAGTAGTGTCTTTAACGTTTGATGATGAGGTGAAATTAGCGAACGGAGATCGAGCCAGAGAAGGGCAATTTGGCGGTGGTGTAACGCTTTCGAGGCCGGTGGGAGACTGGCAAGCTTCGGTGGGGGTAAATTATCAGCGGACAAGTATTCGAGATGCAGATGGGGAACTGACACCGACCGATTCCTTGGGGAATTCTTTAAGTTTAAGTGGCACCGGCATTGATGATTTAACAACAGTGTCGGCTTCTTTAACTAGAGACCGCCGAGATAATCCTATAAATCCCACATCTGGATCGCTGGTAAGTGTGGGGACAAAACAATCGGTGCCGGTGGGTCAGGGTAATATTTTGATGAACCAACTTGAGGGCAGTTACACTCAGTATGTGCCGGTGGGCTTTGTGCAGAATAATGGTAAAAGCGATGTGTTTGCCTTTAATGTGCAAGGGGGGACAACCATAGGAGATTTGCCGCCCTATGAGGCTTATAATTTGGGTGGCCCGAACTCGGTGCGCGGATATCGGAATGGAGAGTTAGGAACCGCACGCAGTTATGTGGTAGCCTCCGCAGAGTATCGCGTACCAATTTGGCAGCCGGTGACGGGCGTTTTGTTTGCGGATTTTGGCTCGGATTTAGGGTCACAGGAAACGGTGCCAGGAGAGCCTGGGGTAGTGCGCGATAAGCCTGGGATTGGGTTTGGTTATGGGGCCGGTGTGCGGTTAAATACACCCATAGGCGTGATTCGCGCTGATTATGGCATTAATGACCAAGGCGAAGGCCGGTTACAGTTTGGTGTGGGTCAAAGGTTTTAG
- a CDS encoding serpin family protein, with protein sequence MITQFSLKIKASIATLTGLLALSLVIMSCTQQPGTTSPATTPTPMAVTNNTAGEEINQKLVAANTRFGFKLFSQIQKKQASKNVFISPSSVAMALTMAYNGSSGETQKAMTKALELQGLTLEEINKSNLLLKQALTTADPQIKLAIANSLWANQQVTLNPDFIQKNQQYYDAEISKLNFSDPASVGTINNWVKKQTNGKITEIVDQLQPDQILWLINAIYFKGNWSEPFAKEATKNRPFTLLNGSKKQHPLMSQSDRYQYLENDQFQAISLPYGNGQMSFYVFLPKSGKSLDSFYNSLNAQTWEQWMKQFRSRQGSISLPRFKLEYDISLNEALKALGMAPAFNRQQADFSGMSNVKANIDEVKHKTFVEVNEEGTEAAAVTGVGIRTTSAPARSEPFEMVVDRPFFSVIRDNKTGTILFMGSIVDPQ encoded by the coding sequence ATGATCACTCAATTTTCTCTTAAAATAAAAGCCTCAATTGCCACCCTCACCGGCCTGCTTGCTCTTAGTTTAGTCATTATGTCTTGCACACAGCAACCAGGAACCACCTCCCCAGCCACCACCCCTACCCCTATGGCAGTTACCAATAACACCGCTGGCGAAGAAATTAACCAAAAATTGGTAGCAGCTAATACCCGTTTTGGCTTTAAACTATTTTCCCAAATTCAAAAAAAACAAGCCAGCAAAAACGTTTTTATCTCGCCTTCTTCCGTCGCAATGGCCCTAACAATGGCCTATAATGGCAGTAGCGGCGAAACCCAAAAAGCCATGACAAAAGCCTTAGAATTACAAGGCTTAACCCTAGAAGAAATAAACAAAAGTAACCTCCTCCTCAAGCAAGCCCTCACCACCGCCGATCCGCAAATCAAACTTGCCATTGCTAACTCCCTGTGGGCAAACCAACAAGTCACCCTTAACCCCGATTTTATCCAAAAAAATCAACAATACTACGATGCCGAAATCAGCAAACTAAACTTTAGCGATCCAGCCTCTGTTGGCACCATTAACAACTGGGTCAAAAAGCAAACCAACGGCAAAATCACCGAGATTGTGGATCAACTTCAACCAGACCAAATTCTCTGGCTGATCAACGCCATTTATTTTAAAGGAAATTGGTCAGAACCCTTTGCCAAAGAAGCCACCAAAAATCGCCCCTTCACCCTACTTAATGGCAGCAAAAAACAACACCCCCTGATGTCGCAATCTGACCGATATCAATACCTCGAAAACGATCAATTTCAAGCCATTAGCTTGCCCTATGGCAACGGTCAAATGAGTTTTTATGTGTTTTTGCCAAAAAGCGGAAAAAGCCTCGACTCGTTTTATAACAGCCTCAACGCCCAAACCTGGGAACAATGGATGAAACAATTTAGATCCCGGCAAGGTTCTATTAGTTTGCCCCGGTTTAAATTAGAATACGACATCAGCTTAAACGAAGCCCTCAAAGCATTAGGAATGGCACCGGCCTTTAACCGGCAACAAGCAGATTTTTCTGGAATGAGCAACGTTAAAGCCAACATTGATGAAGTCAAACATAAAACATTTGTAGAAGTCAACGAAGAAGGCACCGAAGCCGCCGCCGTCACCGGTGTAGGAATTCGTACCACCAGCGCCCCCGCACGTTCAGAACCCTTTGAAATGGTCGTTGATCGGCCCTTCTTCAGTGTCATCCGCGATAACAAAACCGGCACAATCTTATTTATGGGGTCAATTGTTGATCCTCAATAA
- a CDS encoding trans-aconitate 2-methyltransferase, translated as MNEVEIWKTAELTKTFLENIRGAIPLANEQIYFLLKIIQQASPQVTNFLDLGCGDGILGRSILSQYPDSQGVFLDFSQPMLEAAKNKIGEKASQATFILQDFGETAWLQSVQKKAPFDVIVSGFAIHHYPDETKQKIYQQIFELLKPGGIFLNLEHVASATAWVEKISDETFIDSLYAFHQTQGNKKSRDELAKEYYHRPDKAANILSSVEIQCHWLRNLGFRDVDCFLKVFEIALFGGKRPPANL; from the coding sequence ATGAACGAGGTTGAAATTTGGAAAACTGCCGAATTAACAAAAACCTTTTTAGAAAACATTCGGGGTGCGATTCCTTTAGCAAACGAACAAATTTATTTTCTCCTAAAAATTATTCAACAAGCCAGCCCCCAAGTAACTAATTTTCTTGATTTAGGATGCGGGGATGGAATCTTGGGCCGGTCGATTTTATCTCAGTATCCAGACTCGCAAGGAGTATTTTTAGATTTTTCTCAACCGATGCTAGAAGCCGCCAAAAACAAAATCGGAGAAAAGGCATCGCAAGCAACATTTATTCTTCAAGACTTTGGCGAAACAGCCTGGTTACAAAGCGTTCAAAAAAAAGCCCCATTTGATGTCATTGTTTCCGGGTTTGCCATTCACCATTACCCCGATGAAACCAAACAAAAAATCTATCAGCAAATTTTTGAATTACTTAAACCAGGCGGAATCTTTTTAAACCTTGAGCACGTCGCCTCAGCCACAGCTTGGGTAGAAAAAATCAGCGATGAAACGTTTATTGATTCTTTGTATGCTTTCCACCAAACCCAAGGCAATAAAAAGTCAAGAGACGAACTTGCCAAAGAATACTACCACCGGCCAGACAAAGCAGCCAATATCCTCTCCTCCGTAGAAATTCAATGTCATTGGTTACGGAATTTAGGATTTAGGGATGTAGATTGTTTTTTGAAGGTATTTGAAATCGCATTATTCGGTGGAAAACGTCCACCAGCAAACCTATGA
- a CDS encoding serine/threonine-protein kinase produces MISYCLNPECSNPQNPDNTQFCKTCGSNLFLKNRYRAISPIGEGGFGRTFIAEDNERLNASCVIKQFLPLSQVQQNVNLLQKATEMFTQEARQLLQLGNHPQIPTLFADLEQEGRLYLVQEFINGQNLLEELEQRGAFSGEEIEELLLDLLPVLKYIHSAGVIHRDIKPENIIRRRVSAQITPKSSLTGENQSSPHSLFLEAENSLSPPLFPPGLGEDLSAGKFVLIDFGVAKNLTGSVLVKTGTKIGTEGYAPIEQLRGGKAYPASDLYSLGVTCIHLLTNTQPDELYNPINGKWLWREALMKIGNFVSERLGKVIDKLLPDIVSERYQSAEAVLADLAWMPINSAITKIQVPGNGKQKTWRCIHTLAGHTNYVIGVAISPDNKTLASCSYDKSIKVWHLNTGNIVGTLLAHTGWISCVAISPDGKTLVSGSLDNTLRLWELGTGTLKTTLTGHTGYVISVAISPDGQILASGSFDNIIKLWNLNTGIQMGTLTGHTGYIESLAISPDGKILASGGGFDDNIIKLWDLKTGNLIHSFNGHKAAVRSLAFTPDSQKLASGSEDKTIKLWDLNKQTEIYSLNHPTGWVQAIAISPNGEILASGSRDTSVKLWNLENGQLLHTLKWHSGPVTSLAFSPDGTKLASGSWDYSVKIWQAE; encoded by the coding sequence CAAAACCTGTGGTTCCAATCTTTTCCTAAAAAATCGCTACCGGGCTATTTCTCCCATTGGGGAGGGAGGGTTTGGCAGAACGTTTATTGCAGAAGATAATGAAAGATTAAATGCAAGTTGCGTAATTAAGCAATTTTTGCCGCTTTCCCAAGTCCAGCAAAATGTTAATTTATTGCAGAAAGCAACAGAAATGTTTACGCAAGAAGCGCGACAGTTGTTGCAGTTGGGAAACCACCCGCAAATTCCTACGTTATTTGCAGATTTGGAACAAGAAGGCCGGTTATATTTAGTTCAAGAATTTATCAATGGACAAAATTTGTTAGAAGAATTGGAACAACGCGGTGCCTTTAGTGGGGAAGAAATAGAAGAATTATTGTTAGATTTATTGCCGGTTTTGAAGTATATTCACTCTGCCGGTGTGATTCACCGCGATATTAAACCAGAAAATATTATTCGTCGTCGAGTTTCCGCCCAGATCACCCCTAAGTCTTCTTTAACAGGGGAGAACCAGTCGAGTCCCCATAGCCTTTTTTTAGAAGCAGAAAACAGTCTTTCTCCCCCCCTCTTTCCGCCGGGGTTGGGGGAGGATCTCAGCGCCGGTAAATTTGTCTTAATTGATTTTGGCGTAGCAAAAAACTTAACCGGCAGTGTGTTAGTAAAAACCGGCACCAAAATAGGCACAGAAGGTTATGCGCCTATCGAACAATTACGCGGTGGAAAAGCGTATCCTGCCAGCGATCTTTATAGCTTAGGGGTAACTTGCATTCACCTGTTAACAAACACCCAACCTGATGAACTTTATAACCCTATCAATGGCAAATGGTTGTGGCGGGAAGCTTTAATGAAAATCGGGAATTTTGTTAGCGAACGTTTGGGCAAAGTAATTGATAAGTTATTGCCTGATATTGTTAGCGAAAGATATCAATCAGCCGAGGCAGTTTTGGCAGATTTAGCTTGGATGCCGATTAATTCTGCGATTACAAAAATCCAAGTACCTGGGAATGGAAAACAGAAAACATGGCGGTGTATTCATACGTTGGCCGGTCATACAAATTATGTCATAGGAGTTGCCATCAGCCCAGATAATAAAACTCTTGCCAGTTGCAGTTATGACAAAAGTATCAAAGTTTGGCATTTAAACACCGGCAACATAGTCGGCACACTTTTAGCACATACCGGCTGGATAAGCTGCGTTGCCATAAGTCCCGATGGCAAAACCTTAGTCAGTGGCAGTTTAGACAACACCTTGCGACTTTGGGAACTCGGAACCGGCACCCTAAAAACCACCTTAACTGGCCACACCGGCTATGTTATTTCTGTTGCAATTAGTCCAGACGGACAAATATTAGCCAGTGGCAGTTTTGATAATATTATTAAACTCTGGAATTTAAACACCGGCATCCAAATGGGAACCCTTACCGGCCACACCGGCTATATAGAATCCCTCGCCATTAGTCCCGATGGAAAAATATTAGCCAGTGGGGGAGGATTTGACGATAATATCATCAAATTATGGGATTTAAAAACCGGCAACTTAATTCATAGCTTCAACGGCCATAAAGCCGCTGTGCGTTCCTTGGCTTTTACTCCAGACAGTCAAAAATTAGCCAGTGGAAGTGAAGATAAAACCATTAAACTTTGGGACTTGAATAAACAGACAGAAATTTACTCTTTAAATCACCCGACTGGCTGGGTTCAAGCCATCGCCATAAGCCCAAATGGAGAAATTTTGGCAAGCGGAAGTAGGGATACAAGCGTGAAACTTTGGAATTTAGAAAACGGCCAATTATTGCATACCTTAAAATGGCATTCCGGGCCGGTGACTTCCCTCGCCTTTAGTCCAGATGGAACAAAATTAGCAAGCGGGAGTTGGGATTATAGCGTCAAAATTTGGCAAGCAGAATAG
- a CDS encoding metallophosphoesterase — MKPLRTGPLKLEKLTIEIVNLPARLQNTKIVHLTDFHYDGKRLSDSLLQKAIDTTNQAEPDLILLTGDYVTREPDPIHKLAFHLKQLESKKGIYAVLGNHDRKFPHSISEITQGLTNVGINVLWNQIAYPLGPDLILVGLADFWSGEFNPKPLMQTLDPFLPRIVLSHNPDSAKPLQQWRVDLQLSGHTHGGQVIIPILGPLPAYIKPIRRKIPPSLRRWIPYMRGNCYKIVEHWEWAAGYHQLGGNQLYVNRGLGTYAPGRLFCPPEVTLITLKAKENERG, encoded by the coding sequence ATGAAACCCCTAAGAACCGGCCCCTTAAAACTAGAAAAACTAACCATTGAAATTGTCAACCTACCGGCGCGCCTACAAAACACAAAAATCGTCCATTTAACCGACTTTCATTATGATGGAAAACGCTTATCAGACAGCCTTTTACAAAAAGCAATTGATACCACCAACCAAGCAGAACCAGACTTAATATTGCTCACCGGCGACTATGTTACAAGAGAACCCGATCCAATTCACAAACTGGCATTTCATCTCAAACAATTAGAAAGTAAAAAAGGTATATATGCAGTATTAGGCAACCACGACCGGAAATTTCCTCACTCTATCTCCGAAATTACCCAAGGCTTAACCAACGTAGGAATTAACGTACTTTGGAACCAAATTGCCTACCCCTTGGGCCCAGATTTAATCTTAGTAGGACTAGCAGATTTTTGGTCAGGAGAATTTAACCCCAAACCCTTAATGCAAACCTTAGATCCCTTTCTTCCACGAATTGTTTTATCCCACAACCCAGATAGTGCAAAACCCCTGCAACAATGGCGAGTAGATTTGCAACTTTCGGGTCACACACACGGCGGACAAGTTATCATACCAATTCTCGGCCCCTTACCCGCCTATATTAAACCAATTCGCCGCAAAATTCCCCCATCTCTGCGGCGTTGGATTCCTTATATGCGAGGCAATTGTTATAAAATTGTTGAGCATTGGGAATGGGCAGCCGGTTATCATCAACTAGGGGGGAACCAACTTTATGTAAATCGCGGTCTAGGAACTTATGCCCCCGGAAGGTTGTTTTGTCCCCCAGAAGTTACCCTCATTACTTTAAAGGCAAAAGAAAATGAACGAGGTTGA
- a CDS encoding 2-phosphosulfolactate phosphatase family protein, which translates to MKLFVYHTPELTPTGLVPDCAIAVDVLRATSTIATALNAGAEAVQVFSDMDKLMFISEEWPAEKRLRAGERGGAKVAGCDLGNSPLDCTPELMGGRRLFISTTNGTRALQRVQDAAIVLAGAFINRQAVVNYIVAKQPQNIWIVGSGWEGSFSMEDTACAGAITDGLLTATGLSIGELAGNDEMIAAYTLFKHWEKDLLQLMHHASHGQRLLRLDCHEDLKYCIEMDTLNVVPVQREPGVLVKH; encoded by the coding sequence GTGAAGCTATTTGTTTACCACACCCCCGAACTAACCCCCACCGGCCTTGTCCCCGACTGCGCCATCGCAGTTGACGTTCTCAGGGCCACCTCTACAATTGCAACCGCTCTCAACGCTGGTGCCGAAGCCGTCCAAGTCTTCAGCGACATGGATAAACTGATGTTCATCAGCGAAGAATGGCCGGCAGAAAAACGCCTACGGGCAGGCGAGAGAGGCGGCGCAAAAGTAGCAGGATGCGACTTAGGTAACTCGCCCCTTGACTGCACCCCCGAACTCATGGGCGGACGCCGGTTATTTATCAGCACCACCAACGGCACGAGAGCACTACAGCGCGTCCAAGACGCCGCCATAGTTTTAGCCGGTGCCTTCATCAACCGCCAAGCCGTCGTTAACTATATCGTCGCCAAACAACCCCAAAATATTTGGATCGTTGGTTCGGGATGGGAAGGTAGTTTCTCTATGGAAGACACCGCCTGCGCCGGCGCCATTACCGATGGTCTATTAACCGCCACCGGCCTCTCTATTGGCGAACTGGCCGGCAATGACGAAATGATTGCCGCCTACACCCTATTTAAACATTGGGAAAAAGACCTCTTACAACTCATGCACCACGCCAGTCACGGACAGCGTTTATTGCGTCTTGACTGTCACGAAGATTTAAAATATTGCATCGAAATGGATACTTTAAATGTGGTGCCGGTGCAACGAGAACCCGGAGTTTTAGTCAAACATTAG